A window from Propionispora vibrioides encodes these proteins:
- a CDS encoding amino acid ABC transporter permease: MRPFDPLFIIEVIPDLLPYLWVTLAVVVGSVVLGTLFGFVLAAAKLSSRRLYRLLGDGYTCVIRCTPAVILLFIVFYGLPKFFLEVFDYDINEFNKMFFVIITFTLLFAASISEVIRSAYLAIDKGQYEAAVSVGLTPLQAFYRIVLPQGTIIALPNFTNSFITLLKEGALAYTIGLIDLLGAGNLIIARNYGSYALEIYLALSAIYWGMAILFEKALFGLESRLSRYKKTRSA, encoded by the coding sequence ATGAGACCGTTTGACCCACTATTTATCATCGAAGTGATACCCGATTTATTGCCGTACCTATGGGTGACGTTGGCGGTCGTTGTAGGCTCGGTCGTGTTAGGCACCTTATTCGGCTTTGTGCTTGCGGCTGCTAAATTAAGCAGCCGCAGGCTTTATCGCCTGTTGGGCGATGGATATACCTGTGTAATACGTTGCACGCCGGCGGTCATTTTGTTGTTCATTGTTTTTTATGGTCTGCCTAAATTCTTTCTGGAAGTTTTCGACTACGATATTAACGAGTTTAACAAAATGTTTTTTGTGATCATTACTTTTACACTGCTTTTTGCCGCCTCCATATCCGAAGTCATCCGTTCTGCTTATCTGGCCATTGATAAGGGACAGTATGAAGCGGCTGTCAGCGTAGGCCTGACACCCCTTCAGGCGTTTTATCGGATTGTACTGCCCCAGGGAACCATCATCGCGCTTCCTAACTTCACCAATTCCTTTATTACGCTGTTGAAAGAAGGTGCACTGGCTTACACGATCGGGCTGATTGATTTACTGGGGGCCGGTAATTTGATCATAGCCCGAAATTACGGATCATATGCTTTGGAAATATACCTTGCCCTGTCGGCTATCTATTGGGGCATGGCGATCTTATTTGAAAAAGCGCTGTTTGGGCTGGAAAGCAGATTGTCACGCTATAAAAAGACGAGATCAGCTTAA